A region of Saimiri boliviensis isolate mSaiBol1 chromosome 8, mSaiBol1.pri, whole genome shotgun sequence DNA encodes the following proteins:
- the NFKBIZ gene encoding NF-kappa-B inhibitor zeta has protein sequence MIVDKLLDDSRGGEGPRGAAGGCDLMTSPLHLAHFYGASPPAAAWDAGCSASGPSAPGSPGSDSSDFSSASSASSGGAVESRPRGGARAERQPVEPHVGVGRQQRGPFQGVRVKNSVKELLLHIRSHKQKASGQDFKTQGVNVEQFTELKNAVSYSGKRKGPDSLSDGPVCKRPALLHSQFLTPPQTPTPGESMEDAHHSEPKQDSSADLLQNIINIKNECSPVSLNTVQVSWMSSAVLPQSSPAEHCQDVHGGQAFSPPQKYQPFPVSGSPQMIDQASLYQYSPQSQHVEQQLYHTHKPTLEYSPFARPSPSPPYEPNLFDGQESPFGPNQSLVSFLSSHEEAENIAHPIQTSSSVQPQNGAHLHNFSVMPNGACDAMAGHEMAPDSSSTPLPFPNIGNPMNTAQLGKSFFQWQVEQEESKLANISQDQFLSKDADGDTFLHIAVAQGRRALSYVLARKMNALHMLDIKEHNGQSAFQVAVAANQHLIVQDLVNLGAQVNTTDCWGRTPLHVCAEKGHSQVLQAIQKGAVGSNQFVDLEATNYDGLTPLHCAVIAHNAVVHELQRNQQPHSPEVQELLLKNKSLVDTIKCLIQMGAAVEAKDRKSGRTALHLAAEEANLELIRLFLELPSCLSFVNAKAYNGNTALHVAASLQYRLTQLDAVRLLMRKGADPSTRNLENEQPVHLVPDGPVGEQIRRILKGKSIQQRAPPY, from the exons ATGATCGTGGACAAGCTGCTGGACGACAGCCGCGGCGGAGAGGGGCCGCGGGGCGCGGCGGGCGGCTGCGACCTCATGACCAGCCCGCTCCACCTGGCCCACTTCTACGGCGCGTCGCCGCCCGCCGCCGCCTGGGACGCCGGCTGCTCGGCCTCGGGCCCCTCGGCGCCCGGCTCGCCCGGCTCCGACTCGTCCGACTTCTCCTCCGCCTCGTCGGCGTCCTCCGGCGGCGCCGTGGAGTCCCGGCCGCGAGGCGGCGCGCGCGCCGAGCGCCAGCCAG TTGAGCCCCATGTGGGGGTTGGCAGGCAGCAGAGAGGCCCCTTTCAAGGTGTTCGGGTAAAGAACTCGGTAAAAGAACTCCTGTTGCACATCCGAAGTCATAAACAGAAGGCTTCCGGCCAAGATTTTAAG acacaaGGTGTGAACGTAGAACAGTTCACAG AATTGAAGAACGCAGTATCATATAGCGGGAAAAGGAAGGGACCCGATTCGTTGTCCGATGGACCAGTTTGCAAAAGGCCAGCTCTGTTGCATTCCCAATTTTTG acACCACCTCAAACACCAACACCTGGGGAGAGCATGGAAGATGCTCATCACAGTGAACCCAAGCAGGACAGCAGTGCTGATCTCCTGCAGAACATTATCAACATTAAGAACGAATGCAGCCCCGTGTCCCTGAACACAGTTCAAGTGAGCTGGATGAGCTCTGCGGTGCTCCCCCAGAGCTCGCCGGCAGAGCACTGTCAGGACGTCCACGGAGGCCAGGCCTTTTCTCCACCTCAGAAATATCAGCCCTTCCCAGTCAGCGGCTCCCCGCAGATGATAGACCAGGCTTCCCTGTACCAGTATTCTCCACAGAGCCAGCACGTAGAACAGCAGCTGTACCACACCCACAAACCCACCCTGGAATACAGTCCTTTTGCCAGACCTTCCCCGTCCCCCCCTTATGAACCAAACCTCTTTGATGGTCAAGAATCACCGTTTGGCCCAAACCAAAGTTTAGTGTCCTTTCTGAGTAGTCACGAGGAAGCTGAGAACATTGCTCATCCCATCCAGACTTCCTCCAGTGTTCAGCCGCAAAACGGTGCCCACTTGCACAACTTCAGCGTGATGCCCAACGGCGCCTGTGACGCCATGGCGGGGCACGAGATGGCCCCTGACTCTTCCAGCACGCCACTGCCATTCCCTAACATTGGAAATCCAATGAACACCGCACAGTTAGGGAAGTCATTTTTTCAGTGGCAAGTGGAGCAGGAGGAAAGCAAGTTGGCCAATATTTCCCAAGACCAGTTCCTTTCAAAGGATGCAGATGGTGACAC ATTCCTTCATATTGCTGTTGCCCAAGGGAGAAGGGCGCTGTCCTACGTACTTGCAAGAAAGATGAACGCGCTTCACATGCTGGATATTAAAGAGCACAATGGACAG AGTGCCTTTCAGGTGGCAGTGGCTGCCAATCAGCATCTCATCGTGCAGGATCTGGTGAACCTCGGGGCGCAGGTGAACACCACCGACTGCTGGGGAAGAACACCTCTGCACGTCTGTGCTGAGAAGGGCCACTCCCAGGTGCTCCAG GCGATTCAGAAGGGAGCAGTCGGGAGCAATCAGTTTGTGGATCTCGAGGCAACTAACTATGATG GCCTGACTCCTCTTCACTGTGCAGTCATCGCCCACAATGCTGTGGTCCATGAACTCCAGAGAAATCAACAGCCTCATTCACCTGAAGTTCAGGAGCTTTTACTGAAGAATAAGAGTCTGGTTGATACCATTAAGTGCCTAATTCAAATGGGAGCAGCAGTGGAAGCGAAG GATCGCAAAAGTGGCCGCACAGCCCTGCATTTGGCAGCCGAAGAAGCGAATCTGGAACTCATCCGCCTGTTTCTGGAGCTGCCCAGTTGCCTGTCTTTTGTGAATGCAAAG gCCTACAATGGCAACACAGCCCTGCACGTGGCTGCCAGCCTGCAGTATCGGTTGACACAATTGGATGCCGTCCGCCTGCTGATGAGGAAGGGAGCAGACCCAAGTACTCGGAACTTGGAGAACGAACAGCCAGTGCATTTGGTTCCTGATGGCCCCGTGGGAGAACAG ATCCGACGTATCCTGAAGGGGAAGTCCATTCAGCAGCGAGCTCCACCGTATTAG